Proteins from a genomic interval of Gossypium hirsutum isolate 1008001.06 chromosome A09, Gossypium_hirsutum_v2.1, whole genome shotgun sequence:
- the LOC107943110 gene encoding uncharacterized protein isoform X3, with product MRDSSLRAEDLNAPSTSSSRKTSNVFHLLAQREVSPRTKRSSRKLWGEESKSHLDSCRPKCLAKRDARSDLLSWVESESLRHFSAKYCPLLPPPRSTIAAAFSPDGKTLASTHGDHTVKIIDCQTGNCLKVLSGHRRTPWVVRFHPLYPEILASGSLDHEVRLWNANTAECIGTRDFYRPIASIAFHAQGEVLAVASGHKLYIWHYNRRGETSSPAIILKTRRSLRAVHFHPYAAPFLLTAEVNDLDSSDSSMTVATSPGFLRYPAPTVYLANDRPNLNIDGDTGSNGVHQRGDQPASVRLLTYSTPTGQYELLLSPVEPNSSSPLPEETGANPLPTEMETDVSNSAMEPMETMEVQSVERTTQFFPFGDPTSWELPFLQGWLIGQTQAGQRNMRLATGGGHENSLPAGETGTSASVASSGMATSVSQTRVSGRPSSRHRSSRSRMISSSGTGESGYSNIIHESSDPQPAVGRIPSELATSLAAAAAAELPCTVKLRIWPHDMKDPCAFLDPEKCRLIIPHAVLCSEMGAHFSPCGRFLAACVACVLPHLEADPGVQSQLNSDVAGVATSPTRHPILAHRVMYELRIYSLEEATFGLVLASRAIRAAHCLTSIQFSPSSEHILLAYGRRHSSLLKSVIIDGQTTVPIYTILEVYRVSDMELVRVLPSAEDEVNVACFHPSVGGGLVYGTKEGKLRILQYDSSNSTTHNASGFLDENMFEVGGPSLQVPTYALEC from the exons ATGAGAGATTCTTCACTGCGGGCCGAAGATTTGAATGCGCCATCAACTTCCAGCTCGCGAAAGACCAG CAATGTCTTTCATTTATTGGCACAAAGAGAAGTTTCTCCACGAACAAAACGGTCATCTCGAAAGCTATGGGGAGAAGAGTCAAAGAGCCATCTTGATTCCTGCAGGCCAAAATGTCTAGCAAAAAGAGATGCTAGATCTGATCTTCTTTCCTG GGTAGAGTCAGAGTCGTTGCGGCATTTTTCAGCAAAATACTGCCCATTGTTGCCTCCTCCAAGGTCTACTATTGCAGCAGCCTTCAGTCCTGACGGAAAAACACTTGCTTCTACACA TGGAGATCATACAGTTAAGATTATTGATTGCCAAACTGGCAACTGTTTGAAGGTGTTGAGTGGTCATCGCAGGACGCCTTGGGTG GTCAGATTCCATCCATTGTATCCAGAGATACTTGCAAGTGGAAGTTTGGACCATGAAGTTCGCTTGTGGAATGCAAATACTGCTGAGTGTATAGGGACACGTGATTTCT ACCGCCCTATTGCATCCATTGCTTTCCATGCTCAAGGGGAAGTTCTTGCAGTAGCCTCAGGACATAAG TTATATATATGGCATTACAACAGGAGGGGAGAGACATCCTCTCCGGCTATTATACTGAAGACGAGACGTTCACTTCGAGCTGTACATTTTCATCCATATGCTGCTCCTTTTCTTTTGACTGCTGAG GTCAATGATCTTGACTCATCTGATTCGTCAATGACAGTGGCAACTTCTCCTGGTTTCTTGCGATATCCAGCCCCAACTGTATATTTGGCTAATGATCGACCTAATTTG AATATTGATGGTGACACTGGTTCAAATGGTGTGCATCAGAGAGGTGATCAACCTGCCTCAGTACGGCTTCTGACCTATTCAACTCCAACTGGGCAGTATGAACTTTTGTTGTCTCCTGTTGAACCAAATAGCTCTTCTCCATTACCAGAAGAAACAGGAGCCAATCCTTTACCGACTGAGATGGAAACTGATGTTTCCAATTCTGCAATGGAGCCCATGGAGACGATGGAGGTCCAGTCTGTGGAAAGAACTACTCAGTTTTTCCCTTTTGGTGATCCTACCTCATGGGAGCTACCTTTCTTGCAAGGATGGTTAATTGGTCAGACCCAAGCTGGTCAGCGCAATATGCGTTTGGCTACTGGTGGTGGTCATGAGAATTCACTCCCAGCTGGTGAAACAGGAACTTCTGCTTCAGTAGCTTCTTCAGGTATGGCCACGAGTGTTAGCCAAACAAGAGTTTCTGGAAGACCAAGTTCACGGCATCGTTCTTCGCGTTCTCGCATGATCTCCTCAAGTGGAACTGGTGAATCTGGTTATAGCAACATCATACATGAGAGTAGCGATCCTCAACCTGCTGTTGGCAGAATTCCATCTGAACTTGCCACATCACTTGCGGCTGCGGCAGCAGCAGAACTACCTTGCACTGTAAAGCTTAGAATATGGCCACATGATATGAAAGACCCTTGTGCTTTCCTTGATCCCGAGAAATGTCGCTTGATCATTCCACATGCTGTGCTTTGTAG TGAAATGGGTGCACATTTTTCACCTTGTGGGAGATTTTTAGCAGCCTGTGTTGCCTGTGTGCTTCCTCATTTGGAAGCCGATCCTGGAGTTCAGAGCCAGCTTAATTCTGATGTTGCAGGAGTTGCTACCTCCCCCACACGACACCCAATTTTGGCACACCGGGTTATGTATGAGCTTCGTATATATTCGCTTGAGGAGGCCAC ATTTGGGTTGGTGCTTGCTTCACGGGCAATAAGAGCTGCTCACTGCTTAACATCTATTCAG TTTTCACCCTCATCAGAGCATATACTGCTTGCCTATGGTCGCCGCCATAGCTCACTTCTCAAAAGTGTGATAATAGATGGACAGACCACGGTGCCCATTTATACCATTCTGGAG GTGTACAGAGTTTCTGATATGGAGCTTGTGAGAGTTCTTCCAAGTGCAGAGGATGAGGTAAATGTAGCTTGCTTTCATCCTTCTGTTGGAGGTGGCCTTGTATATGGAACAAAG GAAGGAAAGCTAAGGATTCTCCAGTATGATAGTTCTAATAGTACAACTCATAATGCGTCCGGTTTTCTTGATGAAAATATGTTCGAGGTAGGAGGCCCAAGTTTGCAG GTCCCAACATATGCCTTAGAATGCTAG
- the LOC107943110 gene encoding uncharacterized protein isoform X6, producing MRDSSLRAEDLNAPSTSSSRKTSNVFHLLAQREVSPRTKRSSRKLWGEESKSHLDSCRPKCLAKRDARSDLLSWVESESLRHFSAKYCPLLPPPRSTIAAAFSPDGKTLASTHGDHTVKIIDCQTGNCLKVLSGHRRTPWVVRFHPLYPEILASGSLDHEVRLWNANTAECIGTRDFYRPIASIAFHAQGEVLAVASGHKLYIWHYNRRGETSSPAIILKTRRSLRAVHFHPYAAPFLLTAEVNDLDSSDSSMTVATSPGFLRYPAPTNIDGDTGSNGVHQRGDQPASVRLLTYSTPTGQYELLLSPVEPNSSSPLPEETGANPLPTEMETDVSNSAMEPMETMEVQSVERTTQFFPFGDPTSWELPFLQGWLIGQTQAGQRNMRLATGGGHENSLPAGETGTSASVASSGMATSVSQTRVSGRPSSRHRSSRSRMISSSGTGESGYSNIIHESSDPQPAVGRIPSELATSLAAAAAAELPCTVKLRIWPHDMKDPCAFLDPEKCRLIIPHAVLCSEMGAHFSPCGRFLAACVACVLPHLEADPGVQSQLNSDVAGVATSPTRHPILAHRVMYELRIYSLEEATFGLVLASRAIRAAHCLTSIQFSPSSEHILLAYGRRHSSLLKSVIIDGQTTVPIYTILEVYRVSDMELVRVLPSAEDEVNVACFHPSVGGGLVYGTKEGKLRILQYDSSNSTTHNASGFLDENMFEVPTYALEC from the exons ATGAGAGATTCTTCACTGCGGGCCGAAGATTTGAATGCGCCATCAACTTCCAGCTCGCGAAAGACCAG CAATGTCTTTCATTTATTGGCACAAAGAGAAGTTTCTCCACGAACAAAACGGTCATCTCGAAAGCTATGGGGAGAAGAGTCAAAGAGCCATCTTGATTCCTGCAGGCCAAAATGTCTAGCAAAAAGAGATGCTAGATCTGATCTTCTTTCCTG GGTAGAGTCAGAGTCGTTGCGGCATTTTTCAGCAAAATACTGCCCATTGTTGCCTCCTCCAAGGTCTACTATTGCAGCAGCCTTCAGTCCTGACGGAAAAACACTTGCTTCTACACA TGGAGATCATACAGTTAAGATTATTGATTGCCAAACTGGCAACTGTTTGAAGGTGTTGAGTGGTCATCGCAGGACGCCTTGGGTG GTCAGATTCCATCCATTGTATCCAGAGATACTTGCAAGTGGAAGTTTGGACCATGAAGTTCGCTTGTGGAATGCAAATACTGCTGAGTGTATAGGGACACGTGATTTCT ACCGCCCTATTGCATCCATTGCTTTCCATGCTCAAGGGGAAGTTCTTGCAGTAGCCTCAGGACATAAG TTATATATATGGCATTACAACAGGAGGGGAGAGACATCCTCTCCGGCTATTATACTGAAGACGAGACGTTCACTTCGAGCTGTACATTTTCATCCATATGCTGCTCCTTTTCTTTTGACTGCTGAG GTCAATGATCTTGACTCATCTGATTCGTCAATGACAGTGGCAACTTCTCCTGGTTTCTTGCGATATCCAGCCCCAACT AATATTGATGGTGACACTGGTTCAAATGGTGTGCATCAGAGAGGTGATCAACCTGCCTCAGTACGGCTTCTGACCTATTCAACTCCAACTGGGCAGTATGAACTTTTGTTGTCTCCTGTTGAACCAAATAGCTCTTCTCCATTACCAGAAGAAACAGGAGCCAATCCTTTACCGACTGAGATGGAAACTGATGTTTCCAATTCTGCAATGGAGCCCATGGAGACGATGGAGGTCCAGTCTGTGGAAAGAACTACTCAGTTTTTCCCTTTTGGTGATCCTACCTCATGGGAGCTACCTTTCTTGCAAGGATGGTTAATTGGTCAGACCCAAGCTGGTCAGCGCAATATGCGTTTGGCTACTGGTGGTGGTCATGAGAATTCACTCCCAGCTGGTGAAACAGGAACTTCTGCTTCAGTAGCTTCTTCAGGTATGGCCACGAGTGTTAGCCAAACAAGAGTTTCTGGAAGACCAAGTTCACGGCATCGTTCTTCGCGTTCTCGCATGATCTCCTCAAGTGGAACTGGTGAATCTGGTTATAGCAACATCATACATGAGAGTAGCGATCCTCAACCTGCTGTTGGCAGAATTCCATCTGAACTTGCCACATCACTTGCGGCTGCGGCAGCAGCAGAACTACCTTGCACTGTAAAGCTTAGAATATGGCCACATGATATGAAAGACCCTTGTGCTTTCCTTGATCCCGAGAAATGTCGCTTGATCATTCCACATGCTGTGCTTTGTAG TGAAATGGGTGCACATTTTTCACCTTGTGGGAGATTTTTAGCAGCCTGTGTTGCCTGTGTGCTTCCTCATTTGGAAGCCGATCCTGGAGTTCAGAGCCAGCTTAATTCTGATGTTGCAGGAGTTGCTACCTCCCCCACACGACACCCAATTTTGGCACACCGGGTTATGTATGAGCTTCGTATATATTCGCTTGAGGAGGCCAC ATTTGGGTTGGTGCTTGCTTCACGGGCAATAAGAGCTGCTCACTGCTTAACATCTATTCAG TTTTCACCCTCATCAGAGCATATACTGCTTGCCTATGGTCGCCGCCATAGCTCACTTCTCAAAAGTGTGATAATAGATGGACAGACCACGGTGCCCATTTATACCATTCTGGAG GTGTACAGAGTTTCTGATATGGAGCTTGTGAGAGTTCTTCCAAGTGCAGAGGATGAGGTAAATGTAGCTTGCTTTCATCCTTCTGTTGGAGGTGGCCTTGTATATGGAACAAAG GAAGGAAAGCTAAGGATTCTCCAGTATGATAGTTCTAATAGTACAACTCATAATGCGTCCGGTTTTCTTGATGAAAATATGTTCGAG GTCCCAACATATGCCTTAGAATGCTAG